Proteins found in one Pontibacter sp. SGAir0037 genomic segment:
- a CDS encoding MaoC family dehydratase codes for MSKITISSFEEFLEFEGKEIGYSDYHTITQEQINLFADATLDHQWIHLDAARAERESPFKSTIAHGYLTLSLLPYLWSQIVSIENLKMQVNYEIESLRFNQAVAVNANVRLRAKLLSLKDLRGISKAQLEVSLEIEHQKKPAFTGVITFLYHFNPKL; via the coding sequence ATGAGCAAAATTACCATCAGTAGCTTCGAAGAGTTTTTAGAGTTTGAAGGCAAAGAAATAGGCTATTCAGATTATCACACGATTACACAGGAGCAGATCAACCTTTTTGCTGATGCTACTTTAGACCATCAATGGATTCACCTGGATGCAGCACGAGCAGAAAGAGAATCACCATTCAAATCAACCATTGCGCATGGATACCTGACGCTTTCGCTACTGCCTTACCTCTGGTCGCAGATAGTAAGCATAGAAAACCTGAAGATGCAGGTAAACTATGAAATTGAGAGTTTGCGCTTTAACCAGGCAGTAGCTGTAAATGCCAACGTAAGACTTCGGGCAAAGCTTTTATCTTTAAAAGACCTGAGAGGCATTTCGAAAGCACAGCTGGAAGTTAGCCTCGAAATCGAGCACCAGAAAAAGCCAGCCTTTACCGGTGTTATTACCTTCCTTTATCATTTCAACCCGAAATTATAA